In one window of Vibrio sp. JC009 DNA:
- a CDS encoding AraC family transcriptional regulator, with protein MSKEIIRQLIESRISEDGMFETGVKGVKLFRETRSIRCTPAVYEPVVAVVVSGAKEAILDGKRYVYDSNQYMCCSMSMPVEAGAPLASPEEPLLGVYISLDTKVMTELAIEMESASGAIRKPTGGPLPSGFALSHWDDAFTDALLRLLQLGDSPADTSVLGDGRLRELYYTVLKGEAGDSARRAFGIGNEIARAIEYLSTNLDKSVTIEDMAAQVGMSRAVLHRKFKQATMMSPIQFVKSMRLNSAAMKLAGGMNVSTAALEVGYESSSQFSREFKRMYGQSPKQWVQSIPLPEGVIDQIYH; from the coding sequence ATGAGTAAAGAAATTATCAGGCAACTGATTGAAAGCAGAATCAGTGAAGATGGCATGTTTGAGACCGGTGTTAAAGGGGTGAAACTATTCCGGGAAACCCGCTCTATCCGGTGCACTCCGGCAGTATACGAACCCGTTGTCGCTGTTGTCGTCAGTGGAGCGAAAGAAGCAATACTGGATGGCAAAAGATACGTTTATGACAGCAACCAATACATGTGTTGCTCAATGTCGATGCCCGTTGAGGCCGGTGCGCCTCTTGCCTCTCCTGAAGAGCCTCTTCTGGGTGTTTATATCTCCCTCGATACAAAAGTGATGACTGAGCTGGCAATTGAAATGGAAAGTGCATCTGGTGCAATCCGCAAACCTACAGGTGGCCCGCTCCCTTCAGGGTTTGCTCTCTCACACTGGGACGACGCATTCACAGACGCACTGCTACGGTTACTGCAACTGGGCGATAGCCCTGCTGATACCTCAGTGCTGGGAGATGGCCGGCTCCGTGAGCTGTACTACACAGTGCTAAAGGGAGAGGCCGGTGATTCTGCCAGGCGCGCGTTTGGTATCGGCAATGAAATCGCCAGAGCCATAGAGTATCTGTCCACCAACCTGGATAAATCTGTCACCATCGAAGATATGGCTGCGCAGGTTGGAATGAGCCGGGCCGTGCTCCACCGTAAATTCAAACAGGCAACCATGATGTCGCCTATTCAGTTTGTGAAGTCGATGCGCCTGAATTCCGCAGCCATGAAACTGGCCGGCGGAATGAACGTAAGCACTGCCGCTCTGGAAGTGGGCTACGAAAGCTCTTCTCAATTTAGCCGTGAGTTTAAACGTATGTATGGACAGTCACCTAAGCAATGGGTGCAATCCATTCCTTTACCAGAAGGTGTAATCGACCAGATTTATCAC
- a CDS encoding siderophore-interacting protein: MKKGKPSKATVVSASLVTPNMQQIVFQSESFADFPDECEGGYIKLMFNKEGGVDLSSLEEGSRPFMRTYTIKKFNKAEKSIEVQFVRHITESPEGGFACNWAFEAQKGDSISIAGPGIIQGLNHDADWFFLVADMTALPAMSVKLKNLPAGAKGYAVVEVNSADDKQTLEAPEGIEIEWLIKDDESAIADVAKGKKWLDGEASVWSACEFDSMRSLREYFRNERDVQRGNSYISSYWKNGVTEDGHKVIKRKDAEEQESGNQGLS; the protein is encoded by the coding sequence ATGAAAAAAGGTAAACCATCAAAAGCAACTGTAGTCTCCGCCTCGCTGGTAACACCCAATATGCAGCAGATCGTTTTCCAGAGCGAAAGCTTTGCTGATTTTCCGGATGAGTGTGAAGGCGGCTACATAAAGCTTATGTTCAACAAAGAAGGCGGTGTTGACCTCTCTTCTCTGGAGGAAGGCAGCAGACCTTTTATGCGCACCTACACCATTAAAAAATTCAATAAAGCTGAAAAAAGCATAGAAGTTCAGTTTGTAAGACACATTACAGAAAGCCCTGAAGGTGGCTTTGCCTGTAACTGGGCGTTTGAAGCACAGAAAGGCGATAGCATTTCAATCGCAGGTCCGGGCATTATTCAGGGGCTCAACCATGACGCAGACTGGTTCTTCCTTGTGGCTGATATGACGGCCCTGCCGGCTATGTCCGTAAAACTGAAAAACCTTCCTGCTGGTGCAAAAGGCTATGCGGTTGTTGAAGTAAACTCAGCCGATGATAAGCAGACACTGGAAGCACCTGAAGGCATAGAGATCGAGTGGCTTATTAAAGATGATGAAAGCGCTATTGCCGATGTCGCAAAAGGCAAAAAATGGCTGGATGGCGAAGCCTCTGTCTGGAGTGCCTGCGAATTTGATTCCATGCGCTCACTACGAGAGTACTTCCGAAATGAGCGCGATGTTCAGCGAGGTAATTCATACATCAGCAGCTACTGGAAAAACGGGGTTACCGAAGACGGTCATAAGGTAATTAAGCGTAAAGATGCTGAAGAACAAGAGTCAGGCAATCAGGGCTTGTCCTAG
- a CDS encoding recombinase family protein: MAESKVSGYIRISPKNPNIEDDIASMKQRFPQLSMYEERKIRGFVAAEERPVLQKMLSELNSGDTVIVWWLDVLGGHFADVRDTICKILDKGAKLHTVNQELVLQQGSPETEAQLALLEGMASSEKRRRLAYAEISRQALRQNPDEWAKKFQGRRANKELHHQIATLLLEGKTLQATADETGASISTVKRVKSKLKQKAESPEMKLRG, translated from the coding sequence ATGGCAGAAAGTAAAGTATCCGGCTACATCAGGATCTCTCCAAAGAATCCAAATATTGAAGATGATATCGCTTCAATGAAACAGCGCTTCCCTCAGCTTTCTATGTACGAGGAAAGAAAAATAAGAGGTTTTGTTGCAGCAGAAGAACGCCCGGTATTGCAGAAGATGCTCAGTGAGCTGAATTCCGGGGACACAGTGATTGTCTGGTGGCTTGATGTACTTGGTGGTCACTTTGCCGATGTCAGGGACACCATTTGCAAGATCCTTGATAAAGGTGCGAAGCTGCACACGGTTAACCAAGAGCTGGTGCTGCAACAAGGTAGCCCTGAAACAGAAGCTCAGTTAGCACTTCTTGAAGGAATGGCGTCATCAGAAAAAAGACGCCGCCTCGCTTATGCAGAAATAAGCAGGCAGGCATTAAGGCAAAACCCGGATGAGTGGGCGAAAAAATTCCAGGGCCGACGGGCAAATAAAGAGCTTCATCACCAGATTGCCACACTGCTTCTGGAAGGCAAAACCCTCCAGGCCACCGCTGATGAAACAGGGGCCAGTATCTCAACGGTCAAAAGAGTAAAAAGCAAGTTAAAACAAAAAGCCGAGTCTCCTGAGATGAAACTACGCGGCTAA
- a CDS encoding sensor domain-containing diguanylate cyclase, translating into MSSITLESTYGVVIHRNFIPLHIDDNYARMFGYESASDLTSKVDTLLDLISPEKREIAMAANEKLLKGEMKSTTQTHVNVKANGEPFTVLTLDELIEWDGLPALKVTVVDLSSIEKANKQIKENEKQYRELITKSAQGILIHRNFKPLLVNDAWVRLYHAQSIESVLKLDNIFCCIPEKYQVAARLRYQDLIEGKVEAGSIQVENLCFDGVTRTFNLYDNRIEWGGEPAVQTVVEDVTEKVQLEKVLEYKATHDQLTDLLNRDAVFDWLSRHASAFDVLACLIIDIDNFKAINDTYGHHAGDKVIKAFAHLCESEVGSDGIAARWGGEEFLVLLPDMDTDDANKVAEKIRQACLTRGCRCGDVTINSTVSIGVSINSSPFQKNLFDSLLKRADDKMYQAKKTGKNKVCF; encoded by the coding sequence ATGTCCTCTATAACCCTCGAATCAACTTATGGTGTGGTTATCCACCGAAATTTCATCCCCCTTCATATAGATGATAATTACGCCAGAATGTTTGGATACGAGTCTGCCAGTGACCTGACTTCCAAGGTGGATACGCTTCTTGACCTTATTTCTCCCGAGAAAAGGGAAATAGCGATGGCCGCAAACGAAAAGCTCCTGAAAGGGGAGATGAAGTCGACCACTCAGACACATGTCAATGTCAAAGCAAACGGGGAGCCGTTTACCGTCCTGACTCTGGATGAACTTATTGAATGGGATGGTCTTCCCGCGCTAAAAGTTACGGTTGTCGATCTGAGTAGTATTGAGAAGGCCAATAAGCAGATTAAGGAAAACGAAAAGCAGTACCGGGAGCTGATTACTAAGTCGGCTCAGGGAATCTTGATCCACCGGAATTTTAAACCTTTGCTTGTTAATGATGCCTGGGTACGGCTTTATCACGCACAATCGATAGAGAGCGTTCTGAAACTTGATAATATTTTTTGCTGTATTCCGGAAAAATATCAGGTTGCTGCACGGCTTCGTTATCAGGACCTGATTGAAGGCAAAGTAGAAGCCGGGAGTATTCAGGTTGAAAATCTCTGTTTTGATGGCGTGACCAGAACCTTTAACCTGTACGACAACCGGATAGAGTGGGGCGGAGAGCCCGCGGTTCAGACTGTGGTTGAGGATGTCACCGAAAAGGTTCAGCTTGAAAAGGTGCTGGAATATAAGGCGACACATGACCAGCTTACCGATCTTCTGAACCGTGATGCGGTGTTTGACTGGTTATCCAGACACGCTTCTGCATTTGATGTGCTTGCCTGCCTGATTATCGATATCGACAACTTTAAGGCGATTAATGATACATATGGTCACCATGCCGGAGATAAGGTGATAAAGGCCTTTGCTCATCTGTGTGAGTCAGAAGTCGGTAGTGACGGTATTGCCGCTCGCTGGGGCGGAGAAGAGTTTTTAGTTCTGTTGCCGGATATGGATACTGATGATGCCAATAAAGTGGCGGAAAAAATACGACAGGCTTGTCTGACCCGTGGATGCCGCTGCGGGGATGTGACCATTAATTCAACGGTCAGCATCGGTGTCAGCATTAACAGCAGTCCTTTCCAGAAAAATCTGTTTGACAGCCTGTTGAAGAGAGCTGATGACAAAATGTATCAGGCGAAAAAGACAGGTAAGAATAAGGTTTGTTTCTAA
- the sodB gene encoding superoxide dismutase [Fe], with the protein MAFELPALPYAKDALEPHISAETLDFHHGKHHNTYVVKLNGLIPGTEFENKSLEEIIKTSSGGVFNNAAQIWNHTFYWHCLAPNAGGEPTGAVAEAINAAFGSFEEFKAKFTDAAINNFGSSWTWLVKKADGSLDIVNTSNAATPLTEEGVTPLLTVDLWEHAYYIDYRNVRPDYMNGFWALVNWAFVEENLAK; encoded by the coding sequence ATGGCTTTTGAACTACCTGCTCTTCCTTATGCAAAAGATGCACTAGAACCACACATCTCAGCAGAAACTCTGGACTTCCACCACGGCAAGCACCACAACACTTATGTTGTGAAGCTTAACGGCCTTATTCCAGGTACAGAATTCGAAAACAAATCTCTGGAAGAGATCATCAAAACCTCTTCCGGCGGTGTATTTAACAACGCAGCGCAGATCTGGAACCACACTTTCTACTGGCACTGCCTGGCACCAAACGCTGGCGGCGAACCAACCGGCGCAGTTGCTGAAGCAATTAACGCGGCATTCGGTTCATTTGAAGAATTTAAAGCGAAATTTACCGATGCTGCGATCAACAACTTTGGCTCATCGTGGACCTGGCTGGTGAAGAAAGCGGACGGTTCTCTGGACATCGTAAACACTTCAAATGCCGCAACGCCACTGACTGAAGAAGGCGTTACACCACTACTAACCGTAGACCTGTGGGAACACGCTTACTACATCGACTACCGTAACGTTCGTCCTGATTACATGAACGGTTTCTGGGCGCTGGTTAACTGGGCGTTTGTTGAAGAAAATCTTGCGAAGTAA
- a CDS encoding Grx4 family monothiol glutaredoxin → METIDKIKQQIEQNPILLYMKGSPKLPSCGFSSQAAQALMACGEKFAYVDILQNQDIREELPAYAQWPTFPQLWVEGELIGGCDIILEMFQKGELQPLIKEAAAKVAGDSE, encoded by the coding sequence ATGGAAACAATCGATAAAATTAAACAGCAGATAGAGCAAAACCCAATTCTTCTGTACATGAAAGGCTCTCCTAAGCTGCCAAGCTGCGGATTCTCTTCTCAGGCTGCACAAGCGCTTATGGCGTGTGGTGAGAAGTTTGCGTACGTAGATATTTTGCAAAACCAGGACATCCGTGAAGAGCTGCCAGCTTACGCTCAGTGGCCGACTTTCCCTCAGCTATGGGTGGAAGGCGAGCTAATCGGTGGTTGTGACATCATCCTTGAGATGTTCCAGAAGGGCGAGCTTCAGCCGTTAATTAAGGAAGCTGCGGCAAAGGTGGCTGGGGATTCGGAATAA
- a CDS encoding Na+/H+ antiporter family protein has translation MNPVVISVCIMLLLALMRVNVVVALTFSAIIGGLVSGMSLNDSIAAFEGGLGGGATIALSYAMLGTFAVAISKSGLTDLLAQNVIKRIHGKGHEGAKTGIKFLVLGALILVTMSSQNVIPVHIAFIPILIPPLLGVFAKLKLDRRMIACVLAFGLITPYMVLPIGFGGIFLNNILLKNLHDNGLPDVVASQVPTAMMLPGLGMIFGLLTAIFFTYRKPREYPETEMTHVHTDVEVSKKNVMISIAGIIVALGAQLATGSMIVGGLAGFMVFTLSGMIKWKETHDVFTKGVHMMAMIGFIMISAAGFAAVMKQTGGVETLVESISTSIGDNKALAAMLMLVVGLLVTMGIGSSFSTIPIIATIYVPLCAAFGFSPMATIALVGTAAALGDAGSPASDSTLGPTSGLNADGQHEHIWETVVPTFVHYNIPLVVFGWIAAMTL, from the coding sequence ATGAATCCTGTTGTAATTTCTGTATGTATCATGCTGCTGCTGGCGCTGATGAGAGTGAACGTTGTTGTCGCTCTTACCTTTAGTGCAATTATCGGTGGTCTGGTTTCAGGCATGAGCCTGAACGACTCAATCGCTGCATTTGAAGGCGGCCTGGGTGGCGGTGCAACTATCGCACTTAGCTACGCAATGCTGGGTACCTTCGCAGTAGCAATTTCTAAATCTGGTCTCACAGACCTGCTTGCACAAAACGTTATTAAACGAATTCATGGTAAAGGTCATGAAGGCGCAAAAACCGGTATTAAATTCCTGGTTCTTGGTGCTCTGATCCTGGTTACTATGTCTTCCCAGAACGTTATTCCTGTACACATCGCCTTTATTCCAATTCTGATTCCACCTCTGCTGGGCGTATTTGCAAAACTGAAACTTGACCGTCGTATGATCGCTTGTGTTCTGGCTTTCGGCCTGATCACGCCATACATGGTTCTGCCTATCGGTTTCGGTGGTATCTTCCTGAACAACATCCTGCTGAAAAACCTGCACGACAACGGCCTTCCTGACGTTGTAGCAAGCCAGGTTCCAACAGCAATGATGCTACCGGGTCTGGGTATGATCTTCGGCCTTCTGACGGCTATCTTCTTCACTTACCGTAAGCCTCGCGAATACCCTGAAACTGAGATGACTCACGTGCACACTGATGTTGAAGTGAGCAAGAAAAACGTGATGATCTCTATTGCTGGTATCATTGTAGCGCTTGGTGCTCAGCTGGCAACTGGCTCTATGATCGTTGGTGGTCTGGCTGGTTTCATGGTGTTCACACTAAGCGGCATGATTAAGTGGAAAGAGACCCACGATGTGTTCACTAAAGGTGTTCACATGATGGCGATGATCGGCTTTATCATGATTTCCGCTGCTGGCTTTGCTGCGGTTATGAAGCAGACCGGCGGTGTTGAGACTCTGGTTGAATCTATCTCTACAAGCATCGGTGACAACAAAGCACTTGCTGCTATGCTAATGCTTGTTGTGGGCCTTCTGGTAACTATGGGTATCGGTTCTTCTTTCTCGACTATCCCAATTATCGCAACTATCTATGTACCGCTTTGTGCTGCTTTTGGTTTCTCTCCGATGGCAACTATCGCACTTGTTGGTACGGCAGCGGCTCTGGGTGATGCAGGTTCACCGGCATCTGACTCAACACTTGGTCCAACATCCGGCCTGAATGCCGATGGCCAGCACGAGCACATCTGGGAAACGGTAGTACCGACGTTTGTCCACTACAACATCCCGCTGGTAGTGTTTGGCTGGATTGCAGCGATGACGCTGTAG
- the rnt gene encoding ribonuclease T: protein MDKQENLLTLKNRFRGYFPVVIDVETAGFNAKTDALLEICAVTLKMDENGDLHPASTLHFHVEPFEGANIEKEALEFNGIRDPFSPLRGAVTEAEALKEIYKLVRKEQKNTECSRAIIVAHNATFDHNFVMAASERCKLKRVPFHPFATFDTAALSGLAYGQTVLAKACKAAGMDFDNKEAHSALYDTQKTAELFCGIVNKWKALGGWPLESNE from the coding sequence ATGGACAAGCAAGAAAATTTACTGACACTGAAAAACCGCTTCAGAGGCTATTTCCCTGTCGTTATTGATGTCGAGACTGCCGGTTTTAATGCAAAAACCGATGCACTTTTAGAGATCTGCGCCGTTACTCTAAAAATGGATGAAAACGGAGACCTTCATCCGGCATCAACACTACATTTTCATGTTGAACCATTCGAGGGAGCCAATATTGAAAAAGAGGCTCTTGAATTTAATGGAATCCGTGATCCCTTCAGTCCGCTGCGTGGTGCCGTTACCGAAGCAGAAGCGCTGAAAGAGATCTATAAACTGGTCAGAAAAGAGCAGAAGAACACTGAATGTAGCCGTGCCATTATAGTTGCTCACAACGCAACCTTTGATCACAACTTTGTTATGGCTGCCAGTGAACGCTGCAAATTAAAAAGAGTCCCTTTTCATCCCTTTGCAACCTTTGATACTGCGGCTCTGTCCGGTCTGGCTTATGGGCAGACTGTACTGGCTAAGGCATGTAAAGCTGCCGGGATGGATTTCGACAATAAAGAAGCCCATTCGGCTCTTTATGATACGCAAAAAACCGCAGAGCTTTTCTGTGGCATTGTAAACAAATGGAAAGCCCTTGGCGGCTGGCCGCTTGAGAGCAATGAATAA
- a CDS encoding OmpA family protein, whose amino-acid sequence MMRKLFAYSVISAALMPLVSQAAAVRYAATPEQSEWEMTVNSPLECRLVHPIPYYGQAEFSSRASKKINLDFELKMRRPMGETRAVNLVSMPPAWRPGESAERMNLIKFFKQFDGYVGGQAAWGMLSELEKGRTPTFSYADWVSRDQRIEVALSSVQFRQKYDAFSFCISQLLPYSFEDISFTILHYERNSDQLNKASQKRLAQIAEYVKHNKDIDLVLISTYTDSSGEKGVNQALSERRAMVMRDYFKSLGLDENRIEIQGYGKRRPIADNSTPMGKDKNRRVVISLGRSQV is encoded by the coding sequence ATGATGAGAAAACTGTTCGCATATAGTGTTATTTCCGCCGCTCTGATGCCTTTGGTATCACAGGCTGCGGCAGTCCGCTATGCGGCAACGCCAGAGCAATCAGAGTGGGAAATGACGGTCAATTCACCATTGGAGTGCCGTCTGGTGCACCCAATACCGTACTACGGTCAGGCTGAGTTTTCTTCCCGTGCCAGTAAAAAAATTAACCTGGATTTTGAGCTGAAAATGCGCCGTCCTATGGGCGAAACCAGAGCGGTCAATCTTGTTTCTATGCCACCGGCATGGAGGCCGGGTGAAAGCGCAGAGCGCATGAATCTTATTAAGTTTTTCAAACAGTTTGACGGCTATGTCGGTGGTCAGGCTGCCTGGGGCATGCTGTCTGAACTGGAAAAAGGCAGGACGCCAACTTTCAGTTATGCCGACTGGGTTAGCCGGGATCAGCGCATCGAAGTGGCATTGTCCTCTGTTCAGTTCAGACAAAAATATGACGCTTTCAGCTTCTGTATCAGTCAGCTTCTGCCGTACAGCTTTGAAGATATCTCCTTTACCATTCTGCACTATGAGCGAAACAGTGATCAGCTAAATAAAGCGTCACAGAAGCGTCTGGCGCAAATCGCAGAATATGTGAAACACAATAAAGATATCGATTTGGTGCTTATCTCTACCTATACAGACTCAAGTGGTGAGAAGGGTGTGAATCAGGCTCTGTCAGAGAGAAGGGCTATGGTTATGCGGGATTACTTCAAATCTCTTGGCCTGGATGAGAACCGGATTGAAATTCAGGGTTACGGTAAGCGCAGACCTATCGCCGATAACTCAACACCAATGGGCAAAGATAAGAACCGCAGGGTTGTGATTTCTCTGGGCAGGAGTCAGGTGTAG
- the purU gene encoding formyltetrahydrofolate deformylase: protein MEKKTLLTHCSDAPGLISKITNICYKHQLNIIHNNEYVDYTSGHFFMRTELEGIFNDETFLMDLDHALPEGANRKLVSSTRKKVVILVTKEAHCLGDILMKNYDGSLDVDIEAVVGNYDTLQSLTEKFDIPYHHVSHEGLNREEHEDKVLEVLRQYDVDYLVLAKYMRVLTPKFVEEYNNRIINIHHSFLPAFIGAKPYHQAYERGVKIIGATAHFVTNDLDEGPIIKQDVIPVDHNFSAKDMAKAGRDVEKNVLSKALNKVVNDHVFVYGNRTVIL, encoded by the coding sequence ATGGAAAAGAAGACTTTGTTGACTCATTGCAGCGATGCACCTGGGTTAATTTCAAAAATCACCAACATCTGTTACAAGCACCAGCTTAACATCATCCACAATAACGAGTACGTGGATTACACTAGCGGTCACTTTTTCATGCGTACAGAATTGGAAGGCATTTTTAATGATGAAACCTTCCTGATGGACCTTGATCATGCCCTTCCTGAAGGTGCTAACCGAAAACTGGTGAGCTCTACACGAAAAAAGGTTGTTATTTTAGTCACTAAGGAAGCACACTGTTTAGGTGACATCCTGATGAAAAATTACGATGGCAGCCTGGATGTGGATATCGAAGCCGTAGTTGGCAACTACGACACTCTGCAAAGCCTGACTGAAAAGTTCGATATTCCATACCACCATGTATCACATGAAGGTCTGAACCGTGAAGAGCATGAAGACAAAGTACTGGAAGTGTTAAGGCAATATGATGTGGACTATCTGGTTCTGGCTAAATACATGCGCGTACTGACACCTAAATTTGTTGAAGAATACAACAACCGCATTATCAACATCCACCACAGCTTCCTGCCGGCATTTATCGGTGCTAAGCCGTACCATCAGGCTTATGAGCGTGGCGTTAAGATTATCGGTGCAACGGCGCACTTTGTGACGAACGATCTGGACGAAGGTCCAATCATCAAGCAGGACGTTATCCCTGTTGACCACAACTTCAGTGCAAAAGACATGGCAAAGGCTGGCCGTGATGTTGAAAAGAATGTACTGAGTAAGGCGCTAAACAAAGTGGTTAACGACCATGTGTTTGTTTACGGTAACAGAACGGTAATTCTTTAA
- a CDS encoding ATP-dependent DNA helicase, translating to MINKTFSSDGALGKAIPGFQPRQAQLDMAKSVEKAINNQTQLVVEAGTGTGKTFAYLVPALLSGKKTIISTGSKNLQEQLFHRDLPLMVDALGYFGQVALLKGRSNYLCLDRLSRQLVESHSNEADPTLLTQLVKVRSWSSETQTGDLGDCDAIAEDSPVIPTITSTNDNCLGKECPSYKECFVLKARKRALDADVVVVNHHLFLADLAIKETGFGELIPEADVFIFDEAHQLPDIASQYFGQSVSSRMVQELAKDIEIGYRTEARDMRQLQKVADRLNQSAMDLRIVLGEPGFRGNWREAMKSESVARGVLRLTDALDLTIDVLKLALGRSQILDAAFERANTIKSRIERVCDVSITGYSYWFDTTPRHFSLHITPLSVADKFREQLELKQGSWIFTSATLAVSDDFGHFTNRLGLEPKEQFSLPSPFDYQSQARLCVPRYLPEPNSPGLSAKLVNMLSPVIEKNQGRCFFLCTSHSMMRELAEGFREQLDIPVLMQGETSKQKLLAEFMELGNALLVATGAFWEGVDVRGDTLSCVIIDKLPFTAPDDPLLKARIEDCRLSGGEPFAQVQLPDAVITLKQGVGRLIRDKKDKGALIICDNRLVTRDYGGIFLQSLPPIPRTRSLDKISSFLEQLSKSSEEN from the coding sequence ATGATCAATAAAACGTTTTCTTCAGATGGTGCTTTAGGTAAAGCAATCCCAGGTTTTCAGCCTCGTCAGGCCCAGTTGGATATGGCTAAGTCTGTGGAGAAGGCGATCAATAACCAGACTCAGCTGGTCGTTGAGGCCGGAACCGGAACGGGGAAAACCTTCGCTTATCTGGTGCCTGCGCTGTTAAGTGGTAAGAAAACCATTATCAGTACAGGATCAAAAAATCTGCAGGAGCAGCTGTTTCACCGTGACTTGCCTTTAATGGTGGATGCGCTTGGCTACTTTGGACAGGTGGCGCTGTTAAAAGGGCGCTCCAACTATCTCTGTCTGGACAGGCTGAGCCGCCAGCTGGTTGAAAGCCATTCCAACGAGGCCGATCCCACTCTTCTTACTCAATTGGTTAAGGTCAGAAGCTGGTCATCGGAGACCCAAACCGGAGATTTGGGTGACTGTGACGCCATCGCTGAAGACAGCCCGGTAATTCCGACTATCACTTCCACCAATGACAACTGCCTTGGCAAAGAGTGCCCAAGTTACAAAGAGTGCTTTGTACTGAAAGCACGTAAGAGAGCGCTGGATGCCGATGTGGTGGTGGTAAACCACCATCTGTTTCTTGCCGATCTTGCGATAAAAGAGACTGGCTTTGGTGAGCTGATCCCGGAGGCCGATGTCTTTATCTTTGACGAGGCCCATCAGCTTCCCGATATTGCCAGTCAGTATTTTGGTCAGTCGGTTTCCAGCCGTATGGTGCAGGAGCTGGCAAAAGACATTGAAATTGGCTACCGCACAGAGGCCAGGGATATGCGCCAGTTGCAAAAGGTCGCTGACCGGCTGAATCAGTCGGCTATGGATCTGCGCATTGTTCTGGGTGAGCCGGGTTTTCGTGGTAACTGGCGCGAGGCCATGAAATCAGAGTCCGTTGCCAGAGGAGTGTTAAGACTAACCGATGCGCTGGATCTGACCATTGATGTGCTGAAACTGGCACTGGGCCGAAGTCAGATTCTGGACGCGGCCTTTGAAAGAGCCAATACTATCAAGTCACGCATTGAGCGTGTCTGTGATGTGTCCATTACCGGCTATTCCTACTGGTTTGATACCACACCAAGGCATTTCAGCCTGCATATTACGCCATTGTCTGTAGCCGATAAATTCCGTGAGCAACTGGAGCTAAAGCAGGGCAGCTGGATATTTACCTCCGCCACCCTTGCGGTGTCTGATGACTTCGGACACTTTACCAACCGTTTAGGACTGGAGCCAAAGGAGCAGTTTTCTCTGCCAAGTCCCTTTGATTATCAGTCTCAGGCAAGACTCTGCGTGCCACGCTATCTTCCTGAGCCTAATAGCCCCGGCTTGTCCGCTAAACTGGTGAATATGCTCTCCCCTGTGATAGAGAAAAACCAGGGACGCTGTTTTTTCCTCTGTACTTCCCACAGCATGATGCGCGAACTGGCAGAAGGCTTCCGGGAACAGCTTGATATTCCGGTACTTATGCAGGGTGAAACCAGTAAGCAGAAACTGCTGGCAGAGTTTATGGAGCTGGGAAATGCGCTTTTAGTGGCGACCGGTGCCTTCTGGGAAGGCGTAGATGTTAGAGGTGATACGCTAAGCTGTGTTATCATCGACAAATTGCCTTTTACTGCTCCCGATGATCCCCTTCTTAAAGCGCGAATTGAAGATTGCCGCTTAAGCGGAGGAGAGCCTTTTGCTCAGGTTCAGCTGCCCGATGCAGTGATCACCTTAAAGCAGGGAGTAGGACGGCTTATCAGAGACAAGAAAGACAAAGGGGCCCTGATAATCTGTGATAACCGGCTGGTCACCAGAGACTATGGCGGTATCTTTTTGCAGAGTCTTCCCCCTATCCCGAGAACAAGAAGTCTTGACAAGATCTCTTCGTTTCTGGAGCAGCTGTCAAAAAGCTCTGAAGAAAACTAA